One segment of Natranaeroarchaeum aerophilus DNA contains the following:
- a CDS encoding AI-2E family transporter → MNVERMEYDHALGRRLLVGAFLAVLFALVGYIAYSFLAVLVFAVFLYYAVRPIHRSLVRFGLPRRIRAGLSIVLFGIPFVLLLGYTLAVVAIETRELLDVYDVEATYVDQLLEGTDLAELDLAELQALVTDTVSPDSAGVLLANLLEVIGLASGALVQFLVLVVLTYYMLVDGPRLVEWLLANYDESGVARRYVRAVDPELSMTLFGNIVNVFVTAIAGVLTFYTYNLLAPATVAVPYPGLIAALAGIGSLIPVVGIKLVYIPVVGLLAATAWSIGDLSLLVPVAGLLVVSAVVVDFIPDFFIRAHISGDATHTGMLLVAYVVGPVVFGFYGLFLAPILLILVINAVSVLVPFVLSGETEGMRQATLREYQ, encoded by the coding sequence GTGAACGTCGAACGAATGGAGTACGATCACGCGCTCGGCCGCCGACTCCTCGTTGGCGCGTTCCTCGCCGTCCTGTTCGCTCTGGTCGGCTATATCGCCTATTCGTTTCTTGCGGTGCTCGTCTTCGCCGTCTTTCTGTACTACGCCGTCCGGCCGATCCACCGCTCGCTCGTACGCTTTGGCCTCCCGAGGCGGATCCGGGCGGGTCTCTCGATCGTTCTCTTTGGGATCCCGTTCGTGCTCTTGCTGGGCTATACGCTCGCCGTGGTGGCAATCGAGACGCGGGAGCTACTCGATGTATACGATGTCGAGGCAACCTACGTCGACCAGCTGCTCGAAGGAACCGACCTTGCAGAGCTGGATCTCGCCGAACTCCAGGCGCTGGTGACCGACACCGTTAGCCCTGACTCGGCGGGGGTCCTTCTGGCGAACCTGCTGGAGGTCATCGGACTTGCCAGCGGCGCGCTCGTGCAGTTCCTCGTCCTCGTCGTACTGACGTACTACATGCTTGTTGACGGCCCGCGGCTTGTCGAGTGGCTGCTCGCCAACTACGACGAGTCCGGTGTTGCTCGCCGGTACGTCCGCGCCGTCGACCCCGAGCTCTCGATGACGCTCTTTGGCAACATCGTGAACGTGTTCGTCACCGCGATCGCGGGCGTCCTCACGTTCTACACGTACAACCTGCTCGCGCCCGCAACCGTGGCTGTCCCCTATCCGGGCCTCATCGCTGCACTGGCCGGGATCGGGAGCCTGATCCCCGTTGTCGGGATCAAACTTGTCTACATCCCCGTGGTCGGTCTGCTCGCTGCGACCGCGTGGTCGATCGGGGACCTCTCGCTGCTCGTTCCGGTCGCGGGGCTGCTGGTCGTCAGCGCCGTCGTCGTCGACTTCATCCCCGACTTCTTTATTCGCGCCCATATCAGCGGCGACGCCACCCACACCGGGATGTTGCTCGTCGCCTACGTCGTCGGCCCGGTCGTCTTCGGTTTCTACGGGCTCTTTCTTGCGCCGATCCTGCTGATTCTCGTGATCAACGCGGTGTCGGTGCTCGTTCCGTTCGTGCTGAGCGGGGAGACCGAGGGGATGCGGCAGGCGACGCTACGGGAGTATCAGTAG
- a CDS encoding tyrosine-type recombinase/integrase: MDAPAELSPRDAWDRYVSRRSTETTAGSQKTYHYRLKLFVEWCEENNIQTVSEFSGWLFEQYESKRAGELAASTLNGEMQTIKNFVEYLERIEAVDEDLSEKVHVPIVPEGEEASDVKLSTEDARALLTYYRNNEDVYGRKHHALLELLWHSGARLGAVRGLDVRDFDEHAKLVTFTHRPESDTPLKNKRHGERAVALHDEVVDAISNYLTHHRWETHDDHGRQPLFSTAKGRPSRNTIRVWCYQATLPCLHSDCPHGHERETCEFTEFNSASKCPSSRSPHQVRTGSITWHRDCEFPRSVTSERVNASQRVIDRHYDKSTHRDRMEHRRRPHLDKLSLDDE; this comes from the coding sequence ATGGACGCACCCGCAGAACTCTCTCCGCGTGACGCGTGGGATCGGTACGTCTCCCGACGGAGTACCGAAACCACCGCTGGCTCGCAGAAGACCTACCACTACCGTCTGAAGCTGTTCGTCGAGTGGTGCGAGGAGAACAACATTCAGACTGTTTCGGAGTTCTCCGGCTGGCTCTTCGAGCAGTACGAATCAAAGCGCGCTGGCGAGCTCGCGGCCTCGACACTCAACGGCGAGATGCAGACGATCAAGAACTTCGTCGAATACCTCGAACGGATCGAGGCCGTCGACGAAGATCTCTCCGAGAAGGTCCACGTCCCGATCGTTCCAGAGGGTGAGGAAGCGTCCGACGTGAAACTCTCGACCGAGGACGCGCGGGCACTTCTCACCTACTACCGCAACAACGAGGACGTGTACGGTCGGAAGCATCACGCACTCCTCGAACTCCTGTGGCACTCCGGCGCACGCCTCGGAGCTGTCCGCGGCCTCGACGTTCGGGACTTCGACGAACACGCGAAACTCGTCACCTTTACCCATCGTCCGGAGTCAGATACGCCGCTCAAGAACAAACGTCACGGCGAGCGCGCGGTGGCACTCCACGACGAGGTGGTAGACGCGATCTCGAACTACCTCACTCACCACCGATGGGAAACGCACGACGACCACGGACGGCAACCGCTCTTTTCGACTGCGAAAGGCCGTCCATCGAGAAACACCATTCGAGTCTGGTGTTATCAGGCTACCCTCCCCTGCCTTCACTCCGACTGCCCGCACGGTCACGAGCGCGAGACCTGCGAGTTCACCGAGTTCAACAGCGCGAGCAAGTGCCCGTCCAGTCGATCGCCCCACCAGGTGCGTACCGGTTCGATCACCTGGCATCGAGACTGTGAGTTTCCTCGATCGGTCACCAGCGAGCGCGTCAACGCGTCCCAGCGCGTGATCGATCGCCACTACGACAAATCTACGCATCGTGACAGGATGGAGCACCGCCGACGACCACACCTCGACAAGCTCTCACTCGACGACGAATGA
- a CDS encoding DUF6149 family protein, producing MKLRQNIRHFAAKQALTAPVIGDIANDKLVDLHTGIFADKADEQYQDERRDHLDAFFDCTMDTYVAALEEGYPEAEAREITHIQANFDFYNHGWTEMMEFPADELEAHYERYGKFFEAHGITIDDPLGEFRTRDVPDAPSTPEKLDDPEHPHAEGGFADDVYVEGPDGELRVGGQEEPDEVDPAEAPGLSEEDVEDADHEAGA from the coding sequence ATGAAACTCCGGCAGAACATCCGCCACTTCGCCGCCAAACAGGCACTGACCGCTCCAGTCATCGGTGACATCGCCAACGACAAGCTCGTCGACTTGCACACCGGAATCTTTGCCGACAAGGCAGACGAGCAGTATCAGGACGAGCGCCGCGACCATCTCGACGCCTTCTTCGATTGCACGATGGACACCTACGTCGCTGCGCTCGAGGAGGGGTACCCCGAGGCCGAGGCCCGGGAGATAACCCACATTCAGGCGAACTTCGACTTCTACAACCACGGCTGGACCGAGATGATGGAGTTTCCCGCGGACGAACTCGAAGCGCACTACGAGCGGTACGGAAAGTTCTTCGAGGCGCACGGGATAACCATCGACGATCCGCTCGGCGAGTTCCGAACACGGGACGTTCCCGATGCGCCCTCGACGCCCGAAAAGCTCGACGACCCCGAACACCCCCACGCCGAGGGCGGGTTCGCCGACGACGTCTACGTCGAAGGTCCTGACGGCGAGTTGCGGGTCGGCGGGCAGGAAGAACCCGACGAGGTCGACCCCGCGGAAGCACCGGGGCTCTCCGAGGAAGACGTCGAAGACGCCGATCACGAAGCCGGAGCCTGA
- a CDS encoding DUF4399 domain-containing protein — protein MTHTRRTFVSAVAVGAVGLSGCLGDDDDPPEDEPADDDEPADDDDEPDEEEEYDFEDQPEDASPTFESPEDGATVQSPVEFVVSVEGADLIPAGENEVGAGHLHILVDHDVFERGETIPGPSDSAEEDGIYHWSDAQTEDTLELDPGEYTIAVQLGDGAHMAFGETDEITITVEE, from the coding sequence ATGACCCATACACGGAGGACGTTCGTGAGCGCCGTTGCAGTCGGGGCAGTAGGACTGAGCGGCTGTCTCGGAGACGACGATGACCCGCCGGAGGACGAACCAGCGGACGACGACGAACCAGCGGACGACGACGACGAACCGGATGAAGAAGAGGAGTACGACTTCGAGGACCAGCCCGAAGATGCATCACCCACCTTCGAGTCACCGGAGGATGGCGCTACCGTCCAGTCGCCGGTCGAATTCGTCGTATCAGTCGAGGGAGCCGACCTCATCCCCGCCGGTGAAAACGAGGTCGGGGCCGGGCATCTACACATTCTCGTCGATCACGACGTGTTCGAACGAGGAGAAACAATTCCCGGACCGAGCGACTCCGCTGAGGAAGACGGAATCTACCACTGGAGTGACGCCCAGACGGAAGATACTCTGGAGCTCGACCCCGGCGAGTACACGATTGCCGTACAGCTCGGTGACGGAGCACACATGGCGTTCGGTGAAACCGACGAGATAACCATCACCGTCGAGGAGTGA
- a CDS encoding FAD-dependent oxidoreductase → MIGVIGGGIAGLTAAHTAQSRGHEVGVFESDTQVGGRFAPVRTASDAVLPRQPPGLSTAGAASQALARTLGVELDAHAARTGYYHDGVVYPVDRRRELLAFPPLGLRDTSYFRSLVDDGGVPPFTVPDHTLDEPEALADVTARSFVTEHATESLYEQAIEPLLSARFGDAPDRVSASWLVNRVIRQRTGSTEVVEPRSLVDALARSIGRDRLHTDCRVTAVGTRRGAVDHLVTIEDGARTEHDVDAVIFDTPPQRLARLTGDDWGGQTAATTTVCVGLDEPLLSIDRVTVVDETPIGRLVALPGPTEEVTQIIYAIVADESADRETESQVRHGIESLFPAFDPGTIRWSAVHTETVSVPSVGYSDHIIPDDGPALSGGFYAGAASRERYADHSLDATIRTGQAVGKSVAGRSW, encoded by the coding sequence ATGATCGGCGTCATCGGCGGCGGGATCGCGGGACTGACGGCAGCCCACACAGCACAGTCCCGGGGCCACGAGGTGGGAGTGTTCGAATCCGACACGCAGGTCGGCGGACGGTTCGCTCCCGTTCGGACCGCGTCGGACGCCGTCTTGCCGCGCCAGCCGCCGGGGCTCTCGACAGCAGGGGCGGCCAGTCAGGCGCTCGCGCGAACACTCGGGGTCGAACTCGACGCTCACGCAGCCCGCACCGGCTACTATCACGACGGCGTCGTCTATCCCGTCGACCGCCGCCGTGAGCTACTCGCCTTTCCACCCCTGGGCCTGCGTGATACGTCGTACTTCCGATCGCTCGTCGATGATGGCGGTGTGCCCCCGTTTACCGTCCCTGACCACACGCTGGATGAGCCGGAGGCGCTGGCGGACGTCACGGCCCGGTCCTTTGTTACCGAGCACGCGACCGAGTCGCTGTACGAGCAGGCGATCGAGCCACTGCTGAGCGCTCGGTTCGGTGACGCCCCGGATCGGGTAAGCGCGTCGTGGCTGGTAAACAGGGTGATACGCCAGCGCACTGGCAGTACCGAGGTCGTCGAGCCGAGATCGCTCGTCGACGCCCTCGCTCGGTCGATCGGCCGCGACCGACTCCACACCGACTGCCGCGTTACCGCAGTCGGGACACGCCGCGGGGCAGTCGATCACCTCGTCACGATCGAAGACGGAGCGCGCACCGAGCATGACGTTGACGCAGTTATTTTCGATACGCCGCCACAGCGATTGGCACGGCTGACGGGCGACGACTGGGGCGGTCAGACGGCGGCGACAACGACCGTCTGTGTCGGGCTCGACGAGCCGCTCCTGTCGATCGACCGGGTGACTGTCGTCGACGAGACACCGATCGGACGGCTCGTTGCACTGCCCGGGCCGACCGAAGAGGTGACACAGATCATCTACGCGATTGTAGCCGACGAATCGGCCGATCGGGAAACCGAGTCACAGGTCCGTCACGGAATCGAATCGCTGTTTCCCGCCTTCGATCCCGGAACGATCCGGTGGTCGGCAGTCCACACGGAGACTGTTTCCGTTCCGAGCGTCGGCTACTCGGACCACATCATTCCGGACGACGGACCGGCCCTATCTGGGGGGTTCTACGCCGGTGCTGCGAGTCGAGAGCGGTACGCTGATCACTCGCTTGACGCCACAATCCGGACCGGTCAGGCAGTCGGGAAATCCGTTGCCGGACGAAGCTGGTAA
- a CDS encoding DNA methyltransferase: protein MSKSSEDKELSEENVVAETTEDLQSTWKDAHRNWGHSLHRLAPYIGGFPPSLAHYFIRRFSKSGDTVLDPFSGGGTTPLEAALQNRNGYANDAFSYAYVLSKAKCNPLSTSEFEPYLDTKLDEARKVDNEEMRLLDNDDLKVFYSDHTLDQILRLREVLHEDDSRKATYLNGIMCGILHGPSKMYLSLQTKDTYSGTANYVRKYAKKNDLQRPERDIRPKALRKQELAHEDTVPASLGERTKITRGDSRNLLNSFEKESVDLIVTSPPYMQTLDYTWNNWIRLWWLNEDRKSERNKLDITEDTDKYRRFMRECLHSMYDVLAPDSVAVLIVGDVQKNLASGKRTLNTAAIIAEEARNRTDFDVHGIISDAYDLDSRAYVVFNRLKYDHEEDRKEKDAIDRCLILTKGDPDMQSDPDIDWETESYTGLEQNQ from the coding sequence ATGTCTAAATCATCAGAAGATAAAGAGTTATCCGAAGAAAACGTCGTAGCAGAAACTACTGAAGATCTCCAATCTACTTGGAAAGATGCACATAGAAATTGGGGTCACAGCCTTCACAGGCTAGCTCCCTATATTGGAGGGTTTCCCCCATCTCTTGCACACTATTTCATCCGACGTTTTAGTAAGAGTGGAGACACTGTTTTAGATCCCTTTTCTGGTGGCGGTACCACTCCACTTGAAGCTGCGCTTCAAAATCGGAATGGATACGCAAACGATGCCTTCTCTTACGCATATGTCCTTTCAAAGGCAAAGTGTAATCCTTTGAGCACGTCCGAGTTTGAACCATATCTTGATACCAAACTGGATGAAGCCCGCAAAGTGGACAATGAGGAAATGCGACTTCTTGACAATGATGACTTGAAAGTGTTTTATTCGGATCATACACTAGATCAAATTCTCCGTCTCCGAGAAGTTCTACACGAGGATGACAGCAGAAAGGCAACCTATCTAAATGGGATTATGTGTGGGATTCTGCACGGCCCCAGCAAAATGTATCTATCACTTCAGACAAAGGATACATACTCCGGAACTGCAAATTATGTACGCAAGTATGCTAAAAAGAATGATCTGCAACGGCCCGAACGGGATATCCGGCCAAAGGCACTCCGAAAACAAGAGTTGGCACACGAAGATACCGTACCAGCATCACTAGGTGAGCGAACTAAGATTACTCGTGGTGATTCGAGAAACCTTCTCAACTCATTTGAGAAAGAATCTGTTGATTTAATAGTCACTTCGCCGCCCTATATGCAGACGCTGGACTACACTTGGAATAATTGGATTCGACTCTGGTGGCTCAATGAGGACCGTAAATCAGAGCGTAATAAGCTCGATATTACCGAAGACACCGATAAATACCGGAGATTTATGCGAGAGTGTCTGCACTCGATGTATGACGTTTTGGCACCTGATAGCGTTGCAGTACTAATTGTTGGTGACGTTCAAAAGAACCTGGCTTCCGGCAAGCGGACACTCAATACTGCCGCGATTATTGCAGAAGAGGCCCGTAATAGAACAGATTTCGATGTTCATGGCATCATTAGCGATGCTTATGATCTAGATAGCCGAGCGTATGTAGTTTTCAATCGGTTAAAATACGATCATGAAGAGGACCGAAAAGAAAAAGATGCTATTGATCGATGTTTGATTTTGACAAAAGGAGACCCAGATATGCAATCAGACCCAGATATTGATTGGGAAACTGAGTCGTATACTGGTCTGGAGCAAAATCAATAA
- a CDS encoding PhiH1 repressor — translation MRQSGTWMTIWDDRILEVVRDEGATPVGKITENDGIRISQPSVSRRCQKLADNGLLRPIGNGVYAITDEGEAYLKGEYDAENGAFMNGGEVNNGPAAGEPSDI, via the coding sequence ATGAGACAGTCGGGCACTTGGATGACCATCTGGGACGACCGAATCTTAGAGGTCGTTCGAGACGAGGGTGCAACCCCCGTAGGAAAGATAACCGAGAACGATGGGATCAGAATTTCCCAGCCGTCAGTTTCGCGCCGATGCCAGAAACTGGCGGACAATGGACTGTTACGCCCGATTGGAAACGGTGTCTATGCGATCACAGATGAAGGTGAAGCCTATCTAAAAGGAGAGTACGATGCCGAAAATGGTGCGTTCATGAACGGTGGTGAAGTAAACAACGGCCCCGCTGCTGGAGAACCCTCTGATATATGA
- a CDS encoding lycopene cyclase domain-containing protein has translation MRPDISVFGRYTYLATEIVWGAIAFLLLRRAGALGRAAKTVIALYPIAYVWDWYTLEIGIFDIELRTGRDFLGVPIEEHIFMVVVPSLVIAFHETLHDVVD, from the coding sequence ATGCGACCCGACATCAGCGTCTTCGGCCGGTACACGTATCTCGCAACAGAGATCGTCTGGGGCGCAATCGCGTTCCTCTTGCTCAGACGTGCAGGGGCGCTTGGACGTGCTGCAAAAACAGTTATCGCGCTGTATCCGATCGCGTACGTCTGGGACTGGTACACCCTCGAAATCGGAATTTTCGATATCGAGTTACGGACCGGCAGGGACTTTCTCGGCGTCCCAATCGAGGAGCATATCTTCATGGTTGTCGTCCCCTCGCTGGTCATCGCCTTTCACGAGACGCTACACGATGTTGTCGACTGA
- a CDS encoding penicillin acylase family protein, with amino-acid sequence MTDDTTRRGVLAGLVAAGTGGLAFTSASDLLDSFAPLSGDAWDAADRSLPGSVESPYGDASLHVDEFGVPHVEAEEETAAYFAVGYVQAFDRLFQLDLQRRVMRGQLSEVIGEATIEDDEFHVRMDFAGAAEATWELVSETRAGPLVEAYADGVNTVIEEGRLPLEFELLGYEPRPWTPVDSMLMEKQISWDLTGDFSELRRALLADRLDDELVETLFPRRLDHEYPILGGGAVDGDAMAQLGTHESPDTPSRSEPLDAELTRYLSAFESPRGVGSNSWVVSGEYTESGDPILAYDPHLSLMTPPLWYEQHVETPERSVRGATFPGVPFVIAGANDRGAWSFTNVGADVLDCYRYDIDEDGDRYRYRDEWREFEREEHTIGVAGGEDRTLTRRKTVHGPLIEREDRRVGVAWTGHTATRTTVAIEAFGRSDGLDDVRAATREFDLPTQNLVYADADGRTMYYVTGKLPIRQVDGEVVTGDRIFDGSAGEGEWDGFEPFGQSSWDGFVPFEEKPHAIDPDVLATANQRVVDDPDHYIGVSYATPYRGMRIEERLADAVGDTDPEFHRELQNDVLDGRAAQLAPDLVAAVQEDDEGAATDRIVDAASSLDEWEYRMEPESEAALVFARWFTAFRRRLVEPTFEDADLDESYYPNDWVIATLPADHSLFEDRSRESMMVDALGDALDEIDEEGWSVYGDWNSTRSITHPLGVEAGFLDYRTRPADGSRATVKNFRVESAVGSSWRMVVRPGEAATAILPGGNSGDYFSPHYDDQFERWLANDQKSMELAVAGEQRTQFRGESS; translated from the coding sequence GTGACAGACGATACGACACGTCGCGGCGTCCTCGCAGGGCTCGTCGCCGCCGGAACAGGCGGGCTCGCGTTCACGTCTGCAAGCGATCTGCTCGACTCGTTTGCCCCCCTGTCGGGGGACGCGTGGGATGCGGCCGACCGCTCGCTCCCCGGGAGCGTCGAGAGTCCCTATGGCGATGCGAGCCTCCATGTCGACGAGTTCGGCGTCCCACACGTCGAGGCAGAAGAGGAGACCGCGGCGTACTTCGCGGTGGGCTACGTGCAGGCGTTCGATCGGCTGTTCCAGCTGGACCTCCAGCGTCGGGTGATGCGAGGCCAGCTTTCGGAAGTGATCGGCGAGGCGACGATCGAGGACGACGAGTTCCACGTCCGGATGGACTTTGCGGGCGCAGCCGAGGCGACGTGGGAGCTGGTCAGCGAGACCCGGGCGGGGCCGCTCGTCGAGGCCTACGCCGACGGCGTCAACACGGTGATCGAGGAGGGTCGGCTCCCGCTGGAGTTCGAGTTGCTCGGCTACGAGCCACGGCCGTGGACGCCCGTCGACTCGATGCTGATGGAAAAGCAAATCTCGTGGGATCTCACTGGCGATTTCAGCGAGCTCCGCCGTGCGCTGCTTGCCGACCGACTCGACGACGAACTGGTCGAGACGCTGTTCCCCCGACGGCTCGACCACGAGTATCCGATTCTCGGGGGTGGTGCGGTAGACGGGGATGCCATGGCCCAACTGGGAACCCACGAATCGCCCGACACCCCGTCGAGATCCGAACCGCTCGACGCCGAGCTCACTCGCTACCTCTCAGCGTTCGAGTCGCCACGAGGCGTCGGCTCGAACAGCTGGGTAGTCTCGGGGGAGTACACCGAGAGCGGCGATCCGATCCTCGCGTACGACCCACACCTCTCGTTGATGACGCCGCCGCTGTGGTACGAACAGCACGTCGAGACGCCCGAACGGTCGGTGCGGGGCGCGACGTTCCCGGGCGTCCCCTTCGTTATCGCCGGGGCCAACGACCGCGGCGCGTGGTCCTTTACCAACGTCGGCGCGGACGTGCTCGATTGCTACCGATACGATATCGACGAGGACGGCGACCGGTATCGCTATCGCGACGAGTGGCGCGAGTTCGAGCGCGAGGAACACACGATTGGAGTCGCCGGTGGCGAGGACCGAACACTGACGCGCCGCAAGACTGTCCACGGCCCGCTCATCGAGCGGGAGGACCGGCGCGTCGGCGTCGCCTGGACCGGCCACACGGCGACCCGGACCACGGTCGCGATCGAGGCGTTCGGCCGGAGCGACGGTCTCGACGACGTGCGCGCGGCAACCCGGGAGTTCGATCTCCCCACGCAGAACCTCGTCTACGCCGATGCTGACGGCCGGACGATGTACTACGTCACCGGGAAGCTGCCGATCCGGCAGGTAGACGGCGAGGTGGTGACCGGCGATCGGATCTTCGACGGCTCGGCGGGCGAGGGCGAGTGGGACGGATTCGAGCCGTTCGGCCAGTCTTCGTGGGACGGCTTTGTCCCGTTTGAGGAGAAACCTCACGCGATCGATCCGGACGTCCTCGCGACGGCGAACCAGCGCGTCGTCGACGACCCCGACCACTACATCGGCGTGAGCTACGCGACGCCCTATCGTGGAATGCGGATCGAAGAACGACTCGCCGATGCTGTCGGCGACACGGATCCCGAGTTCCACCGCGAACTACAGAACGACGTCCTGGACGGGCGCGCCGCACAGCTTGCTCCGGATCTGGTTGCGGCGGTTCAGGAAGACGACGAAGGGGCCGCCACCGACCGCATCGTCGACGCGGCCAGCAGCCTCGACGAGTGGGAGTACCGGATGGAGCCCGAATCCGAGGCCGCGCTCGTCTTCGCCCGCTGGTTTACGGCCTTTCGCCGCCGACTCGTCGAGCCGACATTCGAGGACGCCGATCTGGACGAGTCGTACTACCCGAACGACTGGGTAATCGCCACGCTCCCGGCCGATCATTCGCTGTTCGAGGACCGATCACGCGAGTCGATGATGGTCGACGCACTCGGGGACGCGCTCGACGAGATCGACGAGGAGGGCTGGTCGGTCTACGGCGACTGGAACTCGACGCGCTCGATTACCCACCCGCTCGGCGTCGAGGCTGGCTTTCTGGACTACAGGACCCGCCCGGCTGACGGCTCGCGGGCAACGGTCAAGAACTTCCGCGTGGAGTCGGCGGTCGGCTCCAGCTGGCGGATGGTCGTCCGACCCGGTGAGGCTGCCACGGCGATCCTGCCGGGCGGGAACTCGGGCGATTACTTTTCGCCCCACTACGACGACCAGTTCGAGCGCTGGCTCGCCAACGATCAAAAGTCCATGGAGCTGGCAGTCGCCGGGGAGCAACGAACCCAGTTCCGGGGTGAGTCCTCGTGA
- a CDS encoding HalOD1 output domain-containing protein, whose translation MAVTVGDAKQDRVVEQRTETVPASTAVIEAIAELESTQPMTLDVTLYDSVDLDALDALCEGPSSDVGVSFTADGYAVEISGDTVVVERC comes from the coding sequence ATGGCAGTGACAGTGGGGGATGCCAAACAGGATCGTGTCGTCGAACAACGCACCGAAACCGTCCCAGCCAGTACAGCCGTGATCGAAGCGATAGCGGAGTTAGAATCAACCCAGCCGATGACGCTCGATGTCACACTGTACGATTCGGTGGATCTGGACGCACTGGACGCGCTCTGTGAGGGACCGTCCAGTGATGTTGGCGTGAGCTTTACCGCCGACGGCTACGCTGTCGAAATCAGCGGTGACACCGTCGTCGTCGAACGGTGCTGA
- a CDS encoding homoserine kinase gives MLTVRAPATSANLGSGFDVFGAALERPADIVRVERAEETTIEMSGAGSEFIPEDPAKNTAGAVAEALDAPARIKIDKGVRPASGLGSSAASAAGAALALNELYDRGLSRSELVPIAAEGEALVSGEAHQDNVAPALLGGFTIVADDGVTQVDSSIPLVVCLPDIVVSTRDARRVVPDSTSVENMVDTVGRAATLTVGMHREDPAMVGRGMEDNVVTPARAKLIDGYDAVRDAALDAGAMGVTVSGAGPGVIAACYESDRSAIAGAMLDAFDDVGVDSRAYQTRIGDGPTVYR, from the coding sequence ATGCTTACAGTGCGGGCTCCCGCGACGAGCGCGAACCTCGGGAGCGGCTTCGACGTCTTCGGTGCCGCACTCGAACGCCCAGCCGACATCGTCCGCGTCGAGCGCGCCGAGGAGACGACGATCGAGATGAGCGGCGCTGGCAGCGAGTTCATTCCCGAAGACCCGGCGAAAAACACCGCCGGAGCCGTCGCCGAGGCGCTCGACGCGCCCGCACGGATCAAGATCGACAAGGGTGTCCGTCCGGCCTCGGGACTCGGCTCTTCGGCTGCCAGCGCCGCCGGGGCCGCGCTTGCGCTCAATGAACTGTACGACCGAGGACTCTCACGCTCGGAACTCGTCCCGATCGCCGCCGAGGGCGAGGCGCTCGTCTCCGGTGAGGCACACCAGGACAACGTCGCACCCGCACTGCTTGGCGGGTTCACGATCGTTGCCGACGACGGCGTCACGCAGGTCGATAGCTCGATTCCGCTGGTCGTCTGTCTTCCGGATATCGTCGTCTCGACACGGGACGCCCGCCGGGTCGTTCCTGACTCGACGTCCGTCGAGAACATGGTCGACACGGTCGGTCGCGCCGCGACGCTCACCGTTGGGATGCACCGCGAAGACCCGGCGATGGTCGGCCGTGGGATGGAAGACAACGTCGTGACGCCCGCCCGGGCGAAACTGATCGACGGGTACGACGCTGTTCGGGACGCCGCGCTCGACGCCGGTGCGATGGGCGTCACCGTCAGTGGGGCGGGGCCGGGCGTCATCGCGGCCTGTTACGAGTCGGATCGCAGCGCTATCGCGGGTGCGATGCTCGACGCATTCGACGACGTGGGCGTCGATAGCCGTGCCTACCAGACCCGGATCGGGGACGGCCCCACCGTCTACCGGTGA